The Photobacterium sanguinicancri genome includes the window AGCAATGCCATCGACTGGTGGATTTTCGACATCAAATAGCTGGTAGGTGAAGGTCTCGTGGAAATCACGTAGCTTTTCATCTTCAGTGTTGAGTAGCCACTGATCGTTTTGATAAATATGAATTTTTAGCTCAGGGTCCGTTTTTGCCATCGCTATTACGCCTAAAACGACTTCTGCTGTTACATCTTGCTTGAAGATCGCTTCGCCTTTGCAGTTGTGCACACGTGCGCCATTAGAGGTGATCATGTACGCTGGAATGCCTAACTCTTCACGCATACCCGCCACATCAATGTGATGACGGCCAGTGGCGAAAATGAAATGACGGCCAGCTTGGTGAAGGCGGTTTAACACTTCTTTGGTGTAAGGCGCGAGTTTATGATCCGGTGTTAATAAGGTGCCATCCAAATCTGACGCTACAATCTTGTACATGAACATTCCCACTCTGAGCTATCTCGGCGGCACAATCGCTGACGAGGACAGGATCGATTCTAAACCACTTTTGCGGAAGGAAAAGAGGCTAATTTATTTCGATTCGCTTTCCGCTTTTTTAAAATGTGTCAAAGTGGCAGCTAATATTGGGGTGCGGTACTTATCTTGTTCGAACAATAATTCGTGACGAGCACCATGAATAACTTTGATCTCGCAATCACCGCCAGCTTGGTTTACCGCGTGGTGGAAAACATCGTGGGCCGAGTTATCGACGACGGTGTCGTCACTGCCTTGGATTAGTAGCACTGGCGCTGTTATTTGATAGGCGTGCTGCACACATTTTTTGGCCGCTGCCATCCCTTGCCATACCCAGCGAGCACTTGGACCCCCAATTTTCAGCTCTGGTTTATGTTCGTATAAGTCACGAAACCATTGATAGCGAACTTCACTTTGGCTCAGTTTATTATCCAAAAACGGTTTTGGATAATAAGGGACTTGCCCCGGCGCATAGTCAGGTTGGCTTTGCAGCTGCTCGATAACACGTGCTAATGGTGATGCGATCGGCTTCATCCATTGGGTTAAATGAATGCCGTGCATCGGTGCACTTAACACGACGCTATCGAAGAAATCTGGGTGTTGTTCGACAAAAAGCGTACCGACAGTGCCACCCATCGAGTGTGCCAGCATGAAGTGTTGCTGGTAGCCGCGTGGGGCGACAACGGTATTAATGAAAGTATTAAAATCGTCGACATAATGATCAAACTCTTCCACGTGGCCTAATTCGGTATCGTCAACGAGGCGATCGGAAACCCCTTGACCACGATGGTCGATCGCAAAAACATCGTAACCTTGCTGGGTTAAGTCATAAAAAAGTTCTTGGTATTTCCAATAACTTTCGATGCGGCCATTGATCACTACGATGGCTTTATCA containing:
- a CDS encoding Cof-type HAD-IIB family hydrolase, coding for MYKIVASDLDGTLLTPDHKLAPYTKEVLNRLHQAGRHFIFATGRHHIDVAGMREELGIPAYMITSNGARVHNCKGEAIFKQDVTAEVVLGVIAMAKTDPELKIHIYQNDQWLLNTEDEKLRDFHETFTYQLFDVENPPVDGIAKVFFTRDDQDHEKLVEWEEKFNAAFGDKANIAFSTPWCLEVMDANVSKGHALEAVAKEKGLTLADCIAFGDGMNDAEMLSMAGKGLVMGTAHEKVKRALPNNEVIGSCEDEAVAHYLVKNVL
- a CDS encoding alpha/beta fold hydrolase, with product MTAQPPHFYDFSLEPHFTETMQGPAAALWQQREEGEFKGVDDLTIGWVSLTGFNSDKAIVVINGRIESYWKYQELFYDLTQQGYDVFAIDHRGQGVSDRLVDDTELGHVEEFDHYVDDFNTFINTVVAPRGYQQHFMLAHSMGGTVGTLFVEQHPDFFDSVVLSAPMHGIHLTQWMKPIASPLARVIEQLQSQPDYAPGQVPYYPKPFLDNKLSQSEVRYQWFRDLYEHKPELKIGGPSARWVWQGMAAAKKCVQHAYQITAPVLLIQGSDDTVVDNSAHDVFHHAVNQAGGDCEIKVIHGARHELLFEQDKYRTPILAATLTHFKKAESESK